In Canis lupus familiaris isolate Mischka breed German Shepherd chromosome 23, alternate assembly UU_Cfam_GSD_1.0, whole genome shotgun sequence, the following are encoded in one genomic region:
- the HES1 gene encoding transcription factor HES-1 — translation MPADIMEKNSSSPVAATPASVNTTPDKPKTASEHRKSSKPIMEKRRRARINESLSQLKTLILDALKKDSSRHSKLEKADILEMTVKHLRNLQRAQMTAALSTDPSVLGKYRAGFSECMNEVTRFLSTCEGVNTEVRTRLLGHLANCMTQINAMTYPGQPHPALQAPPPPPPGPGGPQHAPFAPPPPLVPIPGGAAPPPGGAPCKLGSPAGEAAKVFGGFQVLPAPDGQFAFLIPSGAFAHSGPVIPVYTSGGGASVGPGAGSPSSGPSLTADSMWRPWRN, via the exons atgcCAGCTGATATAATGGAGAAAAATTCCTCGTCCCCGGTGGCTGCTACCCCGGCCAGTGTCAACACGACACCGGATAAACCAAAGACAGCATCCGAGCACAGAAAG TCATCCAAGCCTATCATGGAGAAAAGACGAAGAGCAAGGATAAATGAAAGTCTGAGCCAGCTGAAAACACTGATTTTGGATGCTCTTAAGAAAGAT AGCTCGCGGCATTCCAAGCTGGAGAAGGCGGACATTCTGGAAATGACAGTGAAGCACCTCCGGAACCTGCAGCGGGCGCAGATGACGG CCGCGCTGAGCACAGACCCGAGCGTGCTGGGCAAGTACCGCGCCGGCTTCAGCGAGTGTATGAACGAGGTGACCCGCTTCCTGTCCACGTGCGAGGGCGTCAACACCGAGGTGCGCACGCGGCTGCTCGGCCACCTGGCCAACTGCATGACCCAGATCAACGCCATGACCTACCCGGGGCAGCCGCACCCCGCCCTgcaggcgccgccgccgcccccgcccggccccggagGCCCGCAGCACGCGCCGttcgcgccgcccccgccgctcgTGCCCATCCCCGGGGGCGCGGCGCCCCCTCCCGGCGGTGCGCCCTGCAAGCTGGGCAGCCCGGCCGGGGAGGCCGCCAAGGTGTTCGGCGGCTTCCAGGTGCTGCCGGCGCCCGACGGCCAGTTCGCCTTCCTCATCCCCAGCGGGGCCTTCGCCCACAGCGGCCCGGTCATCCCCGTCTACACCAGCGGCGGCGGCGCCTCCGTGGGCCCCGGCGCCGGCTCGCCCTCCAGCGGCCCCTCGCTCACGGCGGACTCCATGTGGCGGCCCTGGAGGAACTGA